The Caballeronia sp. Lep1P3 genome window below encodes:
- the kdpE gene encoding two-component system response regulator KdpE, giving the protein MSEPSFTVVLIEDEKQIRRFVRVSLEAQNMSVHEAETGQQGLIAAATRKPDLVIVDLGLPDTDGLDVIRELRSWSEVPVIVLSARTQEEQKVAALDAGADDYLTKPFGVSELMARIRAHLRRRNQAAGSETPVVNFGDVSVDLALRRVTRDGETVHLTPTEYRLLATLVRDAGRVLTHRHLLREVWGPSHVESPHYLRIYMAHLRQKLERDAAQPEHIVTETGVGYRLVGAR; this is encoded by the coding sequence AAGCAGATCCGCCGCTTCGTGCGCGTGTCGCTCGAAGCGCAGAACATGAGCGTGCACGAAGCGGAAACCGGCCAGCAAGGGCTGATCGCGGCCGCGACGCGCAAGCCCGATCTCGTCATCGTCGATCTGGGCTTGCCGGACACGGACGGCCTCGACGTGATCCGCGAATTGCGAAGCTGGTCCGAGGTGCCGGTGATCGTGCTGTCCGCGCGCACGCAGGAAGAACAGAAGGTCGCCGCACTCGATGCCGGCGCGGACGATTATCTGACCAAGCCCTTCGGCGTCTCCGAACTGATGGCGCGCATCCGGGCGCACTTGCGGCGGCGCAATCAGGCGGCGGGAAGCGAGACGCCGGTCGTGAATTTCGGCGATGTGAGCGTCGATCTCGCGCTGCGGCGCGTGACGCGAGACGGCGAGACGGTGCATCTGACGCCGACCGAATACCGGCTTCTGGCGACGCTCGTGCGCGACGCCGGGCGCGTGCTGACGCACCGGCACTTGCTGCGGGAAGTGTGGGGGCCGTCGCATGTCGAAAGTCCGCACTACTTGCGCATCTACATGGCGCATCTGCGGCAGAAGCTCGAGCGCGATGCCGCGCAGCCCGAGCATATCGTCACGGAAACGGGCGTGGGTTATCGGCTGGTCGGGGCGCGCTGA